In Aquila chrysaetos chrysaetos chromosome 2, bAquChr1.4, whole genome shotgun sequence, the following are encoded in one genomic region:
- the LOC115350090 gene encoding transmembrane protein 178B-like: protein MAAAAQALSGSGLLLAAAALALLAVAIGTDSWYETDARRHRERCRGFGHKRSDPPGSMSAPSSHLPLRARPPRALLPGRSPAPAPAAAAAAAALDSHCGRRFNSTVSGLWRRCHRAGYEPDSEELIRKGVIQRCTAVKYHYTSSSLPRNLPINITNTIRQDEWHALHLRRMTAGFIGMAVSIILFGWIIGVLGCCKQQELMQYVAGLLFLMGGTCCIISLCTCVAGINFELSRYPRYVYGLPEDISHGYGWSMFCAWGGLGLTLLAGFLCTLAPSLNTSRASVQKPRQENGAV, encoded by the exons ATGGCGGCCGCGGCTCAGGCGCTGAGCGGCTCCGGGCTGCTcctggccgccgccgccctcgcCCTCCTGGCCGTGGCCATCGGTACCGACTCCTGGTACGAGACGGACGCGCGGCGGCACCGCGAGCGCTGCCGCGGCTTCGGCCACAAGCGCAGCGATCCGCCCGGTTCCATGTCGGCGCCCAGCTCGCACCTgccgctccgcgcccggccCCCGCGGGCCCTGCTGCCCGGGCGGTCCCCGGCTCCCGCCCcggcagcagccgccgccgccgccgctctgGACTCGCACTGCGGCCGCCGCTTCAACTCCACCGTCTCGGGGCTCTGGAGGCGCTGCCACCGCGCGGGCTACGAGCCGGACAGCGAGGAGCTCATCCGGAAag GAGTTATTCAGCGCTGCACTGCTGTGAAGTACCACTACACCTCCAGCTCTCTGCCTCGCAACTTACCCATCAACATCACAAACACCATCAGGCAGGATGAGTGGCATGCACTCC atCTGCGGAGGATGACAGCTGGCTTCATTGGCATGGCAGTCTCCATCATCCTGTTTGGGTGGATCATTGGTGTGCTGGgctgctgcaaacagcaggAGCTCATGCAGTACGTGGCTGGGCTGCTCTTCCTAATGGGAG gTACCTGCTGTATCATCTCACTCTGCACATGCGTAGCTGGGATCAATTTTGAGTTATCTCGCTATCCTCGCTACGTCTATGGGCTGCCAGAGGACATCAGTCATGGCTATGGCTGGTCCATGTTCTGTGCCTGGGGAGGCCTGGGCCTCACCCTGCTGGCTGGGTTCCTCTGCACATTGGCCCCATCACTCAACACTTCTCGGGCGTCCGTACAAAAACCCAGACAAGAAAACGGGGCTGTGTGA
- the PSMC3 gene encoding 26S proteasome regulatory subunit 6A, producing MAAGPSLSRFGRWHVTGAALSSPRYRPPADSADPSGRAVRGERRGPRRDNEEEKRGRGAPPPPPPPRAASSRCLPPCSRGEEGGICRPESAALCAGRLAGGKMASVWDESEDGVGEEVLKMSTEEIVQRTRLLDSEIKIMKSEVLRVTHELQAMKDKIKENSEKIKVNKTLPYLVSNVIELLDVDPNDQEEDGANIDLDSQRKGKCAVIKTSTRQTYFLPVIGLVDAEKLKPGDLVGVNKDSYLILETLPTEYDSRVKAMEVDERPTEQYSDIGGLDKQIQELVEAIVLPMNHKEKFENLGIQPPKGVLMYGPPGTGKTLLARACAAQTKATFLKLAGPQLVQMFIGDGAKLVRDAFALAKEKAPSIIFIDELDAIGTKRFDSEKAGDREVQRTMLELLNQLDGFQPNTQVKVIAATNRVDILDPALLRSGRLDRKIEFPMPNEEARARIMQIHSRKMNVSPDVNYEELARCTDDFNGAQCKAVCVEAGMIALRRGATELTHEDYMEGILEVQAKKKANLQYYA from the exons ATGGCGGCCGGGCCATCACTCAGCAGATTTGGCCGGTGGCACGTGACCGGCGCGGCGCTTTCTTCCCCTCGCTACCGCCCGCCGGCAGATTCGGCGGATCCGTCGGGCCGCGCTGTCCGGGGGGAGCGGAGGGGTCCGCGGCGGGACAAcgaggaagaaaagaggggtCGCggagctcccccccccccccccccgccccgagcagCCTCGTCCCGTTGCCTCCCGCCTTGTTCCCGGGGCGAGGAGGGTGGAATCTGCCGCCCGGAATCCGCCGCCTTGTGCGCTGGCCGGCTGGCTGGGGGAAAGATGGCGTCGGTGTGGGATGAGTCCGAG GACGGCGTCGGCGAGGAGGTCCTGAAGATGTCCACGGAGGAGATCGTGCAGCGCACGCGTCTCCTCGACAGCGAGATCAAG ATCATGAAGAGCGAAGTACTGAGAGTGACCCATGAGCTTCAGGCCATGAAAGACAAGATCAAAGAGAACAGCGAGAAGATCAAAGTGAACAAAACCCTGCCATATCTTGTCTCCAACGTTATCGAG CTGCTGGATGTTGACCCCAATGAccaggaggaggatggagcaAACATTGACCTGGATTCCCAGAGAAAGGGCAAGTGTGCTGTGATCAAGACCTCTACGCGCCAG ACGTATTTCCTGCCTGTTATTGGGTTGGTTGATGCCGAGAAGTTGAAGCCTGGAGACCTAGTG GGGGTGAACAAAGACTCTTACTTGATCCTGGAGACTCTACCTACTGAATATGATTCACGGGTGAAAGCCATGGAGGTGGATGAGAGACCCACAGAGCAGTACAGTGACATCGGGGGGCTGGATAAACAAATCCAAGAG cTTGTGGAGGCCATTGTCCTGCCAATGAATCATAAGGAGAAATTTGAAAACTTGGGTATACAGCCGCCCAAAGGAGTCCTTATGTACGGGCCTCCAGGAACAGGGAAGACGCTTTTAGCTCGAGCATGTGCTGCCCAGACCAAG GCTACGTTCCTGAAGCTTGCGGGTCCACAACTTGTGCAGATGTTCATTGGTGATGGAGCTAAGCTGGTACGTGATGCTTTCGCTCTAGCCAAGGAAAAAGCCCCTTCCATCATCTTTATTGACGAACTGGATGCCATTGGCACTAAAAG GTTTGACAGTGAGAAGGCTGGTGATCGGGAGGTGCAGAGGACCATGCTGGAGCTGCTTAATCAACTTGACGGTTTCCAGCCCAACACACAAGTCAAG GTGATCGCTGCAACCAACCGGGTTGATATCTTGGACCCAGCTTTGCTCCGCTCTGGACGATTAGATCGCAAGATTGAGTTCCCGATGCCTAATGAAGAGGCCAGAGCCAGAATTATGCAGATCCATTCACGCAAAATGAACGTCAG CCCTGATGTGAACTATGAGGAACTGGCTCGCTGCACAGACGATTTCAATGGAGCCCAGTGCAAGGCTGTGTGTGTTGAAGCG GGGATGATTGCCCTTCGCCGTGGAGCTACAGAGCTCACCCACGAGGACTACATGGAAGGAATCCTGGAGgttcaagcaaagaaaaaagccaatCTGCAGTACTATGCCTGA
- the RAPSN gene encoding 43 kDa receptor-associated protein of the synapse isoform X2 codes for MRLFNAWEMGQDQTKQQIEKGLHLYQSNQTEKALRVWMRVLEKSADPAGRFRVLGCLITAHAEMGRYKDMLKFAVVQIDTARELEDPDFLTESYLNLARSNEKLCEFQKTISYCKTCLNMQGTTVSLQLNGQVSLSMGNAFLGLSIFQKALECFEKALRYAHNNDDKMLECRVCCSLGNFYAQIKDYEKALFFPCKAAELVNDYGKGWSLKYRAMSQYHMAVAYRKLGRLADAMDCCEESMKIALQHGDRPLQALCLLCFADIHRSRKDVQTAFPRYDSSMSIMTEIGNRLGLIQVLLGVTKCWMIQKELDKALESIEKAQELAEGLGNKLGLLKLHCLCERIYRTKGQQRELRDHVVKFHECVEEMELYCGMCGESIGEKNNQLQALPCSHFFHLKCLQTNGTRGCPNCRRLSVKPGYV; via the exons ATGAGGCTTTTTAATGCATGGGAGATGGGTCAGGACCAGACAAAGCAACAAATAGAGAAAGGACTCCATCTTTACCAGTCTAATCAGACCGAAAAGGCCCTGCGAGTCTGGATGAGGGTTTTGGAGAAGTCTGCGGATCCTGCTGGCAGGTTTCGGGTTTTGGGTTGCCTCATCACTGCTCATGCAGAGATGGGCAGATACAAAGATATGCTGAAG TTTGCAGTGGTACAGATTGACACAGCACGGGAGCTGGAAGACCCGGATTTCCTTACAGAGAGCTACCTAAACCTGGCTCGCAGCAATGAGAAACTCTGTGAATTCCAGAAAACAATCTCTTACTGTAAGACGTGCCTGAACATGCAGGGTACCACTGTGAGCCTGCAGCTGAATGGCCAGGTGAGCCTCAGCATGGGCAATGCCTTCTTGGGCCTCAGCATTTTCCAGAAGGCTTTGGAGTGCTTTGAGAAAGCTTTACGCTATGCACACAACAACGATGACAAGATGCTGGAGTGTCGAGTCTGCTGCAGCCTCGGGAACTTCTACGCCCAGATAAAG GACTACGAGAAAGCCTTGTTCTTCCCTTGTaaagcagctgagctggtgAATGATTATGGAAAGGGCTGGAGCTTGAAGTACCGTGCAATGAGCCAGTATCACATGGCAGTGGCCTATCGGAAGCTGGGGCGCTTGGCAGATGCTATGGACTGCTGTGAG GAGTCCATGAAGATTGCCCTGCAGCATGGTGACCGGCCTCTGCAAGCGCTGtgtctgctgtgctttgcagatATCCATCGCAGTCGCAAAGACGTGCAG ACAGCCTTTCCTCGGTATGATTCCTCCATGAGCATCATGACAGAGATTGGAAACCGCCTGGGCCTGATCCAGGTGCTGCTAGGAGTGACTAAGTGCTGGATGATCCAGAAGGAGCTGGACAAG GCTCTGGAAAGCATTGAAAAGGcacaggagctggcagagggacTAGGGAACAAG CTTGGCCTGCTGAAGCTCCACTGCCTTTGCGAAAGGATCTATCGCACGAAGGGGCAGCAGCGAGAACTGCGTGACCATGTAGTGAAGTTCCATGAATGCGTGGAGGAGATGGAGCTGTACTGTGGCATGTGTGGAGAGTCCATTGGGGAGAAGAACAACCAGCTCCAGGCGCTGCCTTGCTCCCACTTCTTCCACTTAAA GTGCCTCCAGACCAACGGGACCCGGGGCTGCCCCAACTGCCGCCGCTTGTCGGTGAAGCCCGGCTACGTCTGA
- the RAPSN gene encoding 43 kDa receptor-associated protein of the synapse isoform X1: MRLFNAWEMGQDQTKQQIEKGLHLYQSNQTEKALRVWMRVLEKSADPAGRFRVLGCLITAHAEMGRYKDMLKFAVVQIDTARELEDPDFLTESYLNLARSNEKLCEFQKTISYCKTCLNMQGTTVSLQLNGQVSLSMGNAFLGLSIFQKALECFEKALRYAHNNDDKMLECRVCCSLGNFYAQIKDYEKALFFPCKAAELVNDYGKGWSLKYRAMSQYHMAVAYRKLGRLADAMDCCEESMKIALQHGDRPLQALCLLCFADIHRSRKDVQTAFPRYDSSMSIMTEIGNRLGLIQVLLGVTKCWMIQKELDKALEGMSALVGQAPYAHCPRCDLLKCHSPEYSPKPVLQLASPSFHFSCYSSQYQALESIEKAQELAEGLGNKLGLLKLHCLCERIYRTKGQQRELRDHVVKFHECVEEMELYCGMCGESIGEKNNQLQALPCSHFFHLKCLQTNGTRGCPNCRRLSVKPGYV; encoded by the exons ATGAGGCTTTTTAATGCATGGGAGATGGGTCAGGACCAGACAAAGCAACAAATAGAGAAAGGACTCCATCTTTACCAGTCTAATCAGACCGAAAAGGCCCTGCGAGTCTGGATGAGGGTTTTGGAGAAGTCTGCGGATCCTGCTGGCAGGTTTCGGGTTTTGGGTTGCCTCATCACTGCTCATGCAGAGATGGGCAGATACAAAGATATGCTGAAG TTTGCAGTGGTACAGATTGACACAGCACGGGAGCTGGAAGACCCGGATTTCCTTACAGAGAGCTACCTAAACCTGGCTCGCAGCAATGAGAAACTCTGTGAATTCCAGAAAACAATCTCTTACTGTAAGACGTGCCTGAACATGCAGGGTACCACTGTGAGCCTGCAGCTGAATGGCCAGGTGAGCCTCAGCATGGGCAATGCCTTCTTGGGCCTCAGCATTTTCCAGAAGGCTTTGGAGTGCTTTGAGAAAGCTTTACGCTATGCACACAACAACGATGACAAGATGCTGGAGTGTCGAGTCTGCTGCAGCCTCGGGAACTTCTACGCCCAGATAAAG GACTACGAGAAAGCCTTGTTCTTCCCTTGTaaagcagctgagctggtgAATGATTATGGAAAGGGCTGGAGCTTGAAGTACCGTGCAATGAGCCAGTATCACATGGCAGTGGCCTATCGGAAGCTGGGGCGCTTGGCAGATGCTATGGACTGCTGTGAG GAGTCCATGAAGATTGCCCTGCAGCATGGTGACCGGCCTCTGCAAGCGCTGtgtctgctgtgctttgcagatATCCATCGCAGTCGCAAAGACGTGCAG ACAGCCTTTCCTCGGTATGATTCCTCCATGAGCATCATGACAGAGATTGGAAACCGCCTGGGCCTGATCCAGGTGCTGCTAGGAGTGACTAAGTGCTGGATGATCCAGAAGGAGCTGGACAAG GCATTGGAGGGAATGTCTGCCCTGGTGGGTCAGGCACCTTATGCCCATTGCCCCAGATGTGACCTCCTCAAATGTCACAGCCCTGAATACTCACCCAAGCCTGTTCTTCAACTTGCCAGTCCCAGTTTCCATTTCTCATGCTACTCATCCCAATATCAG GCTCTGGAAAGCATTGAAAAGGcacaggagctggcagagggacTAGGGAACAAG CTTGGCCTGCTGAAGCTCCACTGCCTTTGCGAAAGGATCTATCGCACGAAGGGGCAGCAGCGAGAACTGCGTGACCATGTAGTGAAGTTCCATGAATGCGTGGAGGAGATGGAGCTGTACTGTGGCATGTGTGGAGAGTCCATTGGGGAGAAGAACAACCAGCTCCAGGCGCTGCCTTGCTCCCACTTCTTCCACTTAAA GTGCCTCCAGACCAACGGGACCCGGGGCTGCCCCAACTGCCGCCGCTTGTCGGTGAAGCCCGGCTACGTCTGA